The region CGCCGGTGCCCCTCACCACTTCCCTCGTCCAGTTGGGGTGGGGCACCTGCAGCTCGGGGGTGTCCTCGATGGTCACGATCTTGAACTCGGGGGGGATGAAGGTGGTGATGGCGTTGAGGAGGGTAGTCTTGCCGGAGGCCGTCTCCCCCGAGACGAACAGGTTCATCCCCTCCTCCAGCACGATGGAGAGGTAGGCCAGAATGCGGTAGTCCAGGCTGCCCCCCTCCGCCAGGTCCAGCACGCTCATAGGCTTGGTGGCGAACTTACGAATGGTGAAGTTGCTGCCCCGCTTGGAGACCTCCGAGCCGTAGACGATGTTGATTCGGGAGCCGTCGGGTAGGGTGGCGTCCACGATGGGCCGACGGTGGGTCACCGGCTTGCCGATGCGCTCCGACAAGCGCCTCAGGAAGGTGTCCAGGTCCGCCTCCTCCTCGAAGGCGATGGCCGACTTGAGGGCCTTGAATATCTTGTGCTCGATGAAGATGGGCCCCAGGCCGCTGCAGCTCACGTCCTCGATGTAGGGGTCCAGTATGAAGGGCTGCAGCACCCCCAGCCCCACCTTGTCTCGCAGCACCAGATAGCGCAGGGCCTCGAACTCCTCCGCTCGCAGGTGCAGCTTGTGGTTGTTGCCCCCCAGCAAGCGGAGGCGACCATTGCCATTCAGGGAATGGCGGCCGTTGCCGTTGAGGGAATGGCGACCATTGCCGTTGTGCGGGCGGTGCCCGTTGAGGACCACCACCCGCCGCATGGCCTCCTCCAGGACCTGCCGGCGGTCCTCCAGGGTCTGGGCGTGAGGCAGCTTGGTGACCACGTCCACCAGCCTGTCCTCCAGCGCCTCCAGGAGGGGCCGCATCTCGTCCATCTCCATCACCGGCTCGATGGGGATGTAGAAGTTTCGGGCGTCCTGGGGGTCGCCCAGGATATGGATGAAGATGCCGTTGCCGATGGGGTAAAGGACGTTGGGCAGGCCCGTCTCCCCCATCTTTCGCTCCAGTCGCTGGTGGAACTGGGGGATGCCGCACTCCTCCACGGGCAGGGAGTGCAGGTAGCGGAGCAGGTAGGGGTGAGAGGCGGCCTCGCTGCGCAGGGGCTCGGGCAGCGCACGGCAAACGGGGCAGGCCGCCTCCTGGTGGCCTTCCCCCTGCCACGCCTTCAGCTCGAAGGGGAGGCGTGTCGCCGGCATGCTCTCACCCTCTTAGGCCTTGGCACGAGTTATGGGCACGCTCTTGATCCCTACCCCCGGTTCGACGGTGAAGCTGACGGTGTTGTCCACGGTGCGCACCGCCCCCCGCACCTTCACCACCTCCAGGGTGCGCACCAGCTGGTTGCCCAGCTCCTCGATGCGCAGCCGCAGATGGGCGTCCACTATCGAATTGGCCCGCAGACGCAACGACTCGTTCATGGCGTAGGAATGGAGGGTGACGATGATGGTCCGCCCCATGTCCGCCAGTTCCTTGCACTTGGCCAGGAAGGACAGCACGTACCACTCGTCGAAGTTGAAGATCAGGGGCGTGATGGAGTCCACCACGAACAGCTCGTAGTCCTGGCAGACGGCCATGTAGCGCAGCACCCGCGACAGCAGCGCCTCCGCCCGTTGGCGGTCCCCCTGGAAATCGGCGTCGAACAGGGCCAGCCGGCGCAACAGGTAATAATCGGAGAGAGGCATGCCGAAGCCGTCCATCTGCTCCAGCACCTCTCGCGCCGTCGCCTCCGACACGAAGACGGCGCAGCGGTAGCCTTGCTTCAAGGCCCCGTAGACCAGCTGCAAGGTGAAGACGCTCTTGCCAGCGTCGGGGTCCCCCTCTATCAAGGTGAGAGAGGCGGGCGGCAGCCCTCCCCCCAGGCGCTTCTCCATCTCCAGCAGGCCCGGAGAGATGAGGCGCTCCTTGCGCTCCTCTTCCTCCTCCTCTTCGTCAGGCGAAAGCAGCGGCTCTGCTACCATGGCCCTCGCTCCTCAGAAATAGATGGTGTAGCTGAGGCCGCTGGACAGGGCCAGCACCAGCCAGCGGTCGTTGTTGCTCGTGTCGATGGCCGGGGACACCTGCACCACCACCTGCATGGTCTCCCCTGGGTCTAAGATGCCTGGGTTGCGCCGATCGTTACTGATGGCGGCCACCTGCCAGGTGTTGTCCTGCAGGGGGCCATCGGCGTAGGGCAGCCACAGGCTGTGGCGCTGTCCACCGCTGTCGCGATAGCTGATGATGACGTCCATC is a window of Dehalococcoidia bacterium DNA encoding:
- a CDS encoding type II/IV secretion system ATPase subunit — its product is MPATRLPFELKAWQGEGHQEAACPVCRALPEPLRSEAASHPYLLRYLHSLPVEECGIPQFHQRLERKMGETGLPNVLYPIGNGIFIHILGDPQDARNFYIPIEPVMEMDEMRPLLEALEDRLVDVVTKLPHAQTLEDRRQVLEEAMRRVVVLNGHRPHNGNGRHSLNGNGRHSLNGNGRLRLLGGNNHKLHLRAEEFEALRYLVLRDKVGLGVLQPFILDPYIEDVSCSGLGPIFIEHKIFKALKSAIAFEEEADLDTFLRRLSERIGKPVTHRRPIVDATLPDGSRINIVYGSEVSKRGSNFTIRKFATKPMSVLDLAEGGSLDYRILAYLSIVLEEGMNLFVSGETASGKTTLLNAITTFIPPEFKIVTIEDTPELQVPHPNWTREVVRGTGEEGAAVSMFDLLKAALRQRPNAILVGEIRGEEGNIAFQAMQTGHQVMATFHAATVEKLIQRITAPPINVPKTYVDNLNVVVITSAVRLKTGKLARRVLSVSEVLGYDPATESFAFAEIFHWDPVYDRFEFTGYMNSYLLENKIAVRRGLPASKRREMYLELEKRARLLQELHRKGVKDFHDLYQVLAKARRQGLF
- a CDS encoding flagellar accessory protein FlaH: MVAEPLLSPDEEEEEEERKERLISPGLLEMEKRLGGGLPPASLTLIEGDPDAGKSVFTLQLVYGALKQGYRCAVFVSEATAREVLEQMDGFGMPLSDYYLLRRLALFDADFQGDRQRAEALLSRVLRYMAVCQDYELFVVDSITPLIFNFDEWYVLSFLAKCKELADMGRTIIVTLHSYAMNESLRLRANSIVDAHLRLRIEELGNQLVRTLEVVKVRGAVRTVDNTVSFTVEPGVGIKSVPITRAKA
- a CDS encoding flagellin; translation: MEHTIPALIVAAAVLVGALVMTGVTTGAVERVDRSWRDMLAVAEERVGSALEQVSTSLSPDGTQVTVLLKNAGRVAIVDPRLMDVIISYRDSGGQRHSLWLPYADGPLQDNTWQVAAISNDRRNPGILDPGETMQVVVQVSPAIDTSNNDRWLVLALSSGLSYTIYF